Proteins encoded together in one Chitinophaga sp. LS1 window:
- a CDS encoding DeoR/GlpR family DNA-binding transcription regulator: MSMINIAERHKYILDRLAEKGYVNVIDLCKELDVSGVTIRKDLKLLEDKALLFRSHGGATVNNPYINDKPVNEKEKLRRDEKNLIGAAAATLIAHNDAIIISSGTTALALARNIHPKGHLTVITPALNVAQELLRYPEIEVLQLGGIVRNSSSSVTGNYAERILADFSCSKLFLGLEGIDIEFGLTTTNLMEAQLNQRMVTAAQKTIVIADSSKFGRRGFGKICGLEDIDEIITDSGISAHIVKAVEEMGINVTIV; encoded by the coding sequence ATGTCAATGATAAATATCGCTGAGCGACATAAATATATATTAGACCGGTTAGCGGAAAAAGGATATGTAAATGTAATAGACCTGTGCAAAGAGCTTGATGTATCTGGAGTAACTATCCGGAAAGACCTCAAGTTACTGGAAGATAAGGCCTTACTGTTCCGTTCGCACGGCGGCGCTACAGTCAATAATCCTTATATCAATGACAAGCCTGTAAATGAAAAAGAAAAACTGCGCCGGGATGAGAAGAATCTCATTGGTGCAGCTGCGGCTACCCTCATCGCACATAATGACGCGATAATTATTTCCTCTGGCACAACCGCCCTGGCCCTGGCCAGGAACATTCACCCTAAAGGCCATCTCACCGTCATTACCCCTGCACTCAACGTAGCACAGGAACTGCTACGCTATCCGGAAATAGAAGTATTACAACTGGGAGGCATTGTCCGCAACAGTTCTTCTTCCGTAACGGGTAACTATGCCGAACGCATCCTCGCCGATTTCTCCTGCAGTAAACTGTTCCTCGGCCTCGAAGGCATAGACATTGAATTCGGACTTACAACTACAAATTTAATGGAAGCACAGTTAAATCAGCGCATGGTGACTGCTGCACAAAAAACAATTGTCATTGCCGATTCTTCCAAATTCGGCAGAAGAGGGTTTGGTAAAATATGTGGCCTGGAAGATATCGATGAAATTATCACCGATAGTGGCATCTCAGCACATATTGTAAAAGCCGTAGAAGAGATGGGGATCAATGTGACTATCGTATAG
- a CDS encoding glycerophosphodiester phosphodiesterase family protein: MRSLQKLLSVVALLPAVMAAAPLPTFFKVGHRGTRGMMPENTIPAMIHAIEDGANTLEFDVHITKDGQVVVYHDASFDPAYTTRPDGSEIQPSERGKYIFYQMNYSEIRPFRIGEKPYPNFPQQQRMRTYAPLLSEMIDSVEAYNEKHHKPPVYYLLEIKSSEKTDGKEQPAPEEYVEKLMEVKQLKKLKHRLLIQSFDMRPLQVLHRSYPKVTLGFLTGDKNVSFYQQLEGLGFLPTFYNPHFSLVTKELLDYCHSKGMKVVPWTVADLEDMKRLKAMGVDGIITDYPDRINKI, encoded by the coding sequence ATGAGATCTTTACAAAAATTGTTGTCGGTAGTAGCCCTGTTGCCCGCTGTGATGGCTGCTGCACCTTTGCCAACGTTTTTTAAGGTAGGTCATAGGGGTACAAGGGGAATGATGCCGGAAAATACGATTCCTGCCATGATCCATGCAATTGAAGATGGAGCAAATACCCTGGAGTTTGATGTGCATATTACAAAAGACGGACAAGTAGTGGTGTACCACGATGCCTCTTTTGACCCCGCATATACGACCAGGCCCGATGGTAGCGAGATTCAGCCCAGCGAGAGAGGTAAATATATTTTCTACCAGATGAATTATAGTGAGATCAGGCCTTTTAGGATAGGTGAAAAGCCCTATCCTAATTTTCCACAGCAGCAAAGAATGAGGACATATGCCCCATTGCTGTCTGAAATGATTGATTCTGTCGAAGCGTATAATGAAAAACACCACAAGCCGCCGGTTTATTATTTACTGGAAATCAAATCTTCTGAAAAAACTGATGGCAAGGAACAACCGGCCCCGGAAGAATATGTTGAAAAACTGATGGAGGTAAAACAGCTGAAAAAACTGAAACACAGACTGCTGATCCAGTCTTTTGATATGCGGCCGTTGCAGGTGCTGCACAGATCATATCCAAAAGTGACATTGGGATTCCTGACAGGCGATAAGAATGTATCTTTTTACCAGCAGCTGGAAGGTTTGGGATTTCTGCCTACGTTCTATAACCCACATTTTTCTTTGGTGACGAAGGAATTGCTGGATTATTGTCATAGTAAAGGTATGAAGGTAGTGCCCTGGACAGTGGCGGATCTGGAAGATATGAAAAGGTTGAAGGCAATGGGAGTAGATGGAATTATAACGGATTATCCGGATAGGATAAATAAGATATAA
- a CDS encoding glycoside hydrolase family 10 protein, with amino-acid sequence MVKHLLVAAFLLAGFFNHVQAQLPPKRELRAVWIATVENIDWPSRRGLPVEQQKQEFINLLNTQQRNGMNAVVVQIRPVADAFYASPFEPWSEYLTGTQGQAPNPYYDPLQFMIEETHKRGMEFHAWLNPYRAVFNASRNNVTPNHISRMRPQWFLTYDNKKYFDPGVPEVREYVTQIIRDVVRRYDIDAIHFDDYFYPYRVPGKEFPDNASYHQHGQGMEKDDWRRYNVDTIIHMVSIAIKQEKAWVKFGISPFGIWRNKSKDPDGSYTSGTTNYDDLYADVLKWLKNGWIDYVAPQLYWERGFRVADYELLLNWWAQHAYGRHLYIGHGVYRINSNAAWSNPNELPVQITESRTLNTVQGNVYYSAKSFKGNPRGIEDSLRNHFYHYPALRPTMSWLNFRAPESPYFADAFERSNGLHLHWVDGDTTNRTMQYVLYRFEGREVINLNDPEKILTILTQSSDPQYVDSTYEKGKEYTYVLTSLDRLQNESLASDPMYIRIVKGKARFYFDPEP; translated from the coding sequence ATGGTGAAACACTTATTAGTGGCTGCTTTCCTCCTGGCAGGCTTTTTTAATCATGTCCAGGCACAGCTGCCACCCAAACGGGAATTAAGAGCCGTATGGATAGCAACAGTAGAGAATATCGATTGGCCTTCCCGTAGAGGGTTACCTGTTGAACAACAGAAACAGGAATTTATCAACCTTCTCAATACACAGCAGCGTAATGGCATGAATGCCGTGGTGGTACAAATTCGCCCGGTAGCAGATGCTTTTTATGCATCGCCCTTTGAACCCTGGTCGGAATACCTGACTGGCACACAGGGACAGGCGCCGAATCCTTATTATGATCCACTTCAGTTTATGATTGAAGAGACACATAAAAGGGGTATGGAATTTCATGCCTGGCTCAATCCGTATCGTGCGGTATTCAATGCCAGTCGTAACAATGTAACACCGAACCACATTTCCAGGATGCGGCCACAGTGGTTCCTCACTTATGATAACAAGAAGTACTTTGACCCGGGTGTACCAGAGGTGCGTGAATATGTCACTCAGATCATCCGCGACGTAGTACGCCGTTATGATATAGACGCTATTCATTTTGACGATTACTTTTATCCATACCGTGTGCCAGGTAAGGAATTTCCTGACAATGCTTCTTATCACCAGCATGGACAGGGAATGGAAAAAGACGATTGGCGCAGGTACAATGTGGACACCATCATCCATATGGTAAGCATTGCCATCAAGCAGGAGAAAGCATGGGTGAAGTTTGGGATAAGTCCATTCGGCATCTGGAGAAATAAAAGCAAAGATCCGGATGGGTCTTATACAAGTGGTACTACCAACTATGATGACTTGTATGCTGATGTACTGAAATGGTTAAAGAACGGATGGATAGATTATGTGGCGCCGCAACTGTATTGGGAAAGGGGGTTCAGGGTGGCAGACTATGAACTGTTGCTGAACTGGTGGGCACAGCATGCCTATGGTCGTCATTTGTATATCGGCCACGGGGTGTACCGGATCAATAGTAATGCGGCCTGGAGTAACCCAAATGAATTGCCGGTACAGATTACCGAGTCCCGAACCCTCAATACGGTACAGGGAAATGTTTATTATAGCGCTAAATCATTCAAGGGTAATCCAAGAGGGATAGAAGATAGTTTACGGAATCACTTCTATCATTATCCGGCTTTAAGACCTACGATGTCATGGCTGAATTTCAGAGCACCGGAGTCACCATATTTTGCAGATGCTTTTGAAAGGTCGAATGGATTACATTTGCATTGGGTGGATGGAGATACCACCAATCGTACTATGCAGTATGTGTTATATCGTTTTGAAGGAAGAGAGGTGATCAATCTGAATGATCCTGAGAAGATCCTGACGATCCTGACACAGAGTTCAGATCCGCAATATGTAGATAGTACTTATGAGAAAGGGAAGGAGTATACTTATGTGCTGACATCCCTGGATAGATTGCAGAATGAGAGTCTGGCGAGTGATCCGATGTATATAAGAATAGTAAAAGGGAAGGCGAGGTTTTACTTCGATCCCGAACCATAA
- the pafA gene encoding alkaline phosphatase PafA: protein MNKTLSALAVVLASTFGQKDTVMAQTQPAVARPKLVVGIVVDQMRWDYLYRYADRYGTGGFKRLLGEGFTCENAFITHLPSYTAVGHSTIFTGSVPAIHGITGNGWTDQATGREFYCTEDSTVTPVGTTTDAGKMSPRSLLASTITDELRLATNFRSKVVGVSLKDRASILPAGHIANGAFWLDDSNASFVTSSYYMKELPEWVKHFNAKNEPAELMAKPWETLYPINTYVQSTEDDVTWENTYKGETAPKFPHDLPAIYKVSKGSLRATPNGNTLTLDFAKAAVNGYNMGSGPVTDFLTINCASTDYVGHQFGPNSIEVEDTYLRLDKDLSAFFTFLDQKVGKGNYLVFLTADHGASHSVGFLKEHDIPSGLVNDKAIIAGLNADLKGVFGVDSLVANTNNYHVDFDVKRIKAAKLDYDAVKKEAVYFLQTVPGIQFAADLDNIGNSALPEPIKQMAVNGYYPKRDGAVIMIPDPGWYEGSLKGTTHGTWAPYDTHIPMVFMGWHVKHGYTNEKTSMTDIAATVAAMLKIQMPSGCVGRAVMEVYK from the coding sequence ATGAACAAAACATTATCCGCCCTGGCGGTGGTACTCGCCAGTACCTTCGGCCAGAAAGATACTGTAATGGCACAGACCCAACCGGCAGTTGCCCGCCCTAAGTTGGTAGTTGGTATCGTCGTAGACCAGATGCGCTGGGACTACCTGTACCGTTATGCTGACCGCTACGGAACCGGCGGTTTCAAAAGACTGTTAGGGGAAGGCTTTACATGTGAAAACGCATTCATTACCCACCTGCCCTCCTACACCGCTGTAGGTCACAGCACCATTTTCACCGGATCCGTACCTGCTATCCATGGCATTACGGGCAATGGCTGGACCGACCAGGCCACCGGCAGAGAATTCTATTGCACCGAAGATTCCACCGTGACTCCTGTGGGTACTACCACCGACGCCGGTAAAATGTCTCCACGCAGTTTGCTGGCTTCCACCATCACTGATGAACTGCGACTGGCAACTAACTTCCGCTCTAAAGTAGTAGGCGTATCCCTGAAAGACCGTGCTTCTATTCTACCTGCCGGCCATATAGCCAACGGCGCTTTCTGGCTGGACGACAGCAATGCATCTTTTGTGACCAGCAGCTATTACATGAAAGAATTGCCGGAATGGGTAAAACACTTCAATGCTAAAAACGAACCGGCTGAACTGATGGCCAAACCATGGGAGACCCTCTACCCTATCAACACATATGTACAAAGCACTGAGGACGACGTGACCTGGGAAAACACTTACAAAGGCGAAACCGCCCCTAAGTTCCCACACGATCTGCCTGCTATTTATAAAGTAAGCAAAGGGAGCCTGCGTGCCACTCCAAATGGTAATACCCTCACGCTGGATTTTGCAAAAGCCGCTGTGAATGGATATAACATGGGTAGCGGTCCGGTGACAGACTTCCTCACTATCAACTGTGCTTCTACTGATTATGTAGGTCACCAGTTTGGGCCTAACTCTATCGAGGTAGAAGATACTTATCTACGCCTGGACAAAGATCTGTCAGCGTTCTTTACCTTCCTCGATCAGAAAGTTGGTAAGGGGAATTACCTGGTGTTCCTCACAGCAGATCACGGAGCTTCTCACTCTGTAGGTTTCCTGAAAGAACATGATATTCCTTCTGGTCTGGTAAATGACAAAGCGATCATCGCTGGTCTGAATGCTGATCTGAAAGGTGTGTTTGGTGTAGATAGCCTGGTAGCGAATACCAATAACTACCATGTTGACTTTGATGTAAAAAGGATCAAAGCAGCGAAGCTGGATTATGATGCAGTGAAAAAAGAAGCAGTGTACTTCCTGCAGACAGTGCCGGGTATTCAGTTTGCCGCAGATCTGGACAATATTGGAAACAGTGCATTGCCTGAACCGATTAAGCAAATGGCCGTGAATGGATATTATCCTAAACGCGATGGTGCAGTGATTATGATTCCTGATCCAGGATGGTATGAAGGTAGTCTGAAAGGTACGACGCATGGTACATGGGCGCCTTATGACACGCATATCCCAATGGTGTTCATGGGTTGGCATGTGAAGCATGGGTATACCAATGAGAAGACGAGTATGACGGATATAGCAGCGACGGTAGCGGCAATGTTGAAGATACAGATGCCGAGTGGTTGTGTGGGTAGAGCTGTGATGGAAGTCTATAAATAA